A segment of the Streptomyces sp. NBC_00376 genome:
CTTCGTGAACGTCTACCTCAACGACGAGGACGTCCGCTTCCTCGACGGCATCTCCACCAAGCTCAGCGACGGCGACAACGTCACCATCCTCCCGGCCGTCGCCGGCGGCATGAACTGATGAGGTACGACAGCCCGCTCGCCGCGGTGGGCAACACCCCGCTCGTCCGCCTGCCGCGGCTGTCACCCTCGGACGACGTCCGCATCTGGGCCAAGCTGGAGGACCGCAACCCCACCGGCTCGATCAAGGACCGCCCCGCGCTCCACATGGTCGAACAGGCGGAGAAGGACGGCCGGTTGACCCCCGGCTGCACCATCCTGGAACCCACCAGCGGCAACACCGGCATCTCGCTCGCCATGGCGGCCAAGCTCAAGGGCTACCGCATCGTGTGCGTCATGCCCGAGAACACCTCCCAGGAACGGCGCGACCTGCTCGCCATGTGGGGCGCCGAGATCATCTCCTCCCCGGCGGCGGGCGGCTCCAACACCGCGGTCCGCGTCGCCAAGGAACTGGCCGCCGAACACCCCGACTGGGTCATGCTCTACCAGTACGGAAACCCGGACAACGCGGGCGCCCACTACGCGACCACCGGCCCGGAGATCCTCACCGACCTCCCGTCCATCACCCACTTCGTGGCCGGCCTCGGCACCACCGGGACGCTCATGGGCGTCGGCCGCTACCTGCGCGAACACAAGCCGGACGTCAAGATCGTCGCCGCCGAGCCGCGCTACGACGACCTGGTCTACGGGCTCCGCAACCTCGACGAGGGCTTC
Coding sequences within it:
- a CDS encoding PLP-dependent cysteine synthase family protein, which translates into the protein MRYDSPLAAVGNTPLVRLPRLSPSDDVRIWAKLEDRNPTGSIKDRPALHMVEQAEKDGRLTPGCTILEPTSGNTGISLAMAAKLKGYRIVCVMPENTSQERRDLLAMWGAEIISSPAAGGSNTAVRVAKELAAEHPDWVMLYQYGNPDNAGAHYATTGPEILTDLPSITHFVAGLGTTGTLMGVGRYLREHKPDVKIVAAEPRYDDLVYGLRNLDEGFVPELYDASVLTTRFSVGSADAVTRTRELLQQEGIFAGVSTGAALHAAIGVGNKAVKAGEPADIVFVVADGGWKYLSTGVYTAPTTEAAIETLHGQLWA